One window of Equus quagga isolate Etosha38 chromosome 4, UCLA_HA_Equagga_1.0, whole genome shotgun sequence genomic DNA carries:
- the LOC124238454 gene encoding olfactory receptor 5H2-like gives METRNATLLTEFVLTGLSYQLEWQIPLFLVFLVIYLITIVGNLGLIALICNDPHLHIPMYLFLGSLAFMDAWLSSTVTPKMLVNFFATNQMISLSECTLQFFSFAFSATTECFLLAAMAYDRYVAICKPLLYPVIMTNRLCIRLLVALFLCGLIHSAFHVLFLLRLTFCNSNIIHHFYCDIMPLFKISCTDPSINVLMAFISSGSIQVFTIMTVLVSYTLVLFTILKRKSVQGIRKAFSTCGAHLLSVSLYYGPLLFMYVRPGSAQADDQDMMDSLFYTVIIPLLNPIIYSLRNKKVIDSVAKLLKRSV, from the coding sequence ATGGAAACTAGAAATGCAACATTGCTGACAGAGTTTGTTCTCACAGGACTTTCATATCAACTGGAGTGGCAAATCCCCCTGTTTCTGGTGTTCTTGGTGATATATCTCATCACTATTGTGGGCAACCTTGGACTAATTGCACTCATCTGCAATGACCCTCACCTTCACATCCCCATGTACTTGTTCCTTGGGAGTTTAGCCTTCATGGATGCTTGGCTATCATCCACAGTGACCCCCAAGATGCTGGTCAACTTCTTTGCCACAAATcagatgatctctctctctgaatgcacgttacaatttttttcctttgcattcagtGCAACCACAGAATGTTTTCTTTTGGCAGCAATGGCGTATGATCGCTATGTGGCCATATGCAAACCTTTACTTTATCCGGTGATTATGACCAATAGACTATGCATCCGACTGTTAGTCGCATTATTTCTGTGTGGCCTTATTCATTCCGCATTTCATGTACTTTTTTTACTCAGATTAACCTTCTGTAATTCTAACATAATACATCACTTTTACTGTGACATCATGCCATTGTTTAAGATTTCCTGTACTGACCCTTCTATTAATGTTctgatggcttttatttcctctGGGTCCATACAGGTGTTCACCATTATGACAGTTCTTGTCTCTTATACACTTGTTCTCTTCACAATCTTAAAAAGGAAGTCTGTACAAGGCATCAggaaagccttctccacctgtggagCCCATCTCTTATCTGTCTCTTTATACTATGGCCCTCTTCTCTTCATGTATGTGCGCCCTGGATCTGCACAAGCAGATGACCAAGATATGATGGACTCTCTATTTTACACTGTCATCATTCCTTTGTTAAATCCAATTATCTACAgcctgagaaataagaaagtcATAGATTCAGTAGCAAAACTGTTAAAGAGAAGTGTTTAG
- the LOC124238452 gene encoding olfactory receptor 5AC1-like: MMDANKTLVTEFVLTGLTERPGLQAPLFLVFLLTYLTTMVGNLGLAALIWKDPCLHSPMYLFLGSLAFADACSSSSVTPRMLTTFLSKNHVISLVGCITQFYTFASSANTECFLLVVMAYDRYVAICNPLLYPAVMSNIFCIQLLVVSYIIGFLHPMMHVGLLFRLTFCKSNVIHYFYCEILQLLKISCTDPRVNMLLIFIFSVFIQSFTFLTIIVSYMRVLFAILKKKSAKGRSKAFSTCSAHLLSVSLFYGTLFLMYVRPGSGPAEDQDKMYSLFYTVIIPLINPFIYSLRNKEVIGALRRIISK; the protein is encoded by the coding sequence ATGATGGACGCAAACAAGACGCTGGTGACCGAGTTTGTTCTCACAGGACTGACAGAGCGTCCAGGGCTGCAGGCCCCTCTGTTCCTGGTGTTCCTGCTCACCTACCTCACCACCATGGTGGGCAACCTCGGACTGGCTGCTCTCATCTGGAAGGATCCATGTCTTCACAGCCCCATGTACTTATTCCTCGGCAGCTTGGCCTTTGCAGATGCTTGTTCTTCGTCCTCAGTGACCCCCAGGATGCTAACGACATTTTTATCTAAGAATCACGTGATATCCCTAGTTGGGTGCATCACTCAATTTTACACTTTTGCTTCCAGTGCAAACACAGAATGTTTCCTCCTGGtggtgatggcctatgaccgctacgTGGCCATATGCAACCCCTTGCTTTATCCAGCGGTGATGTCCAATATCTTCTGCATCCAATTATTAGTTGTTTCATATATTATTGGGTTTCTTCATCCCATGATGCATGTGGGTTTGTTATTTAGATTAACTTTCTGCAAGTCCAATGTAATACATTATTTCTACTGTGAAATTTTACAACTGTTGAAGATTTCCTGTACTGACCCTAGAGTTAATATGctcctgatttttatattttcagtctttataCAATCTTTTACTTTTCTGACCATCATAGTGTCTTATATGCGTGTCCTCTTTGCCATCCTGAAAAAGAAGTCTGCAAAGGGCAGGAGCAAAGCCTTCTCCACGTGCAGCGCCCACCTGCTCTCCGTCTCCTTGTTCTATGGCACTCTCTTCCTCATGTACGTGCGTCCTGGGTCTGGACCAGCTGAAGATCAGGATAAAATGTATTCTTTGTTTTACACAGTCATAATTCCCCTGATAAATCCTTTTATCTACAGTCTGAGGAACAAAGAGGTTATAGGTGCCTTGAGGagaataataagtaaataa